The following proteins are encoded in a genomic region of Xanthomonas cassavae CFBP 4642:
- a CDS encoding glycosyltransferase family 9 protein: MAVTPASLCLLRLSALGDVTHVVPLVRTLQAGFPQTALHWIIDKAGLKLLDGLPGVHFHAYDKRSGVAGMRALRQQLAPLGRFDALLQMQVALRANVLSAFVPARRRIGYDRSRSRDLHGLFVNERIADRPGIHVLDAIGSFAEPLGLRQNQVCWDLPVPEDAHAWAQAQWQDDGRPVLMISPCSSHARRNWYPDRHAALADHAAAQGWRVVLCGGRSDLERSTADAIIADARTPVLDLVGKDTLKQLPALLARADLVVTPDSGPMHIANAMGTKVLGLHAASNPRRSGPYSDVRYCVDRYDAAARKYLHTPADQLRWGTKIEFDDVMALITVEDAITAFERYRADHPG; this comes from the coding sequence GTGCCGCTGGTGCGCACGCTGCAGGCGGGCTTCCCGCAGACAGCGCTGCACTGGATCATCGACAAGGCCGGGCTGAAGTTGCTCGACGGCCTGCCCGGCGTGCATTTCCACGCTTACGACAAACGCAGCGGCGTGGCCGGCATGCGCGCGTTGCGCCAGCAGCTGGCGCCGCTGGGTCGCTTCGATGCCCTGCTGCAGATGCAGGTGGCGTTGCGCGCGAACGTGCTCTCGGCCTTCGTGCCGGCGCGCCGGCGCATCGGCTACGACCGCAGCCGCTCCAGGGACCTGCACGGCCTGTTCGTCAACGAACGCATCGCCGACCGCCCCGGCATCCACGTACTCGACGCCATCGGCAGCTTCGCCGAGCCGCTGGGCCTGCGCCAGAATCAGGTGTGCTGGGATCTGCCGGTGCCCGAGGACGCACATGCCTGGGCGCAGGCGCAGTGGCAGGACGATGGTCGCCCGGTGCTGATGATCTCGCCCTGCTCCAGCCACGCACGGCGCAACTGGTACCCGGACCGGCATGCCGCCCTGGCCGACCATGCGGCCGCGCAGGGCTGGCGCGTCGTCCTGTGCGGCGGCCGCAGCGATCTGGAGCGCAGTACCGCCGATGCCATCATCGCCGACGCGCGCACGCCGGTGCTGGACCTGGTCGGCAAGGACACGCTCAAGCAGCTGCCCGCCCTGCTCGCCCGCGCGGATCTGGTGGTCACGCCGGATTCGGGGCCGATGCACATCGCCAATGCGATGGGCACCAAGGTGCTGGGACTGCATGCGGCCAGCAATCCGCGGCGCAGCGGGCCGTATTCGGATGTGCGCTATTGCGTGGACCGCTACGACGCGGCTGCGCGCAAGTACCTGCACACGCCGGCCGACCAGCTGCGCTGGGGCACCAAGATCGAGTTCGATGACGTGATGGCGCTGATCACCGTCGAGGACGCGATTACCGCCTTCGAACGCTACCGCGCCGATCATCCCGGCTAG